The following nucleotide sequence is from Mangifera indica cultivar Alphonso chromosome 17, CATAS_Mindica_2.1, whole genome shotgun sequence.
CTCTTCTTGAGTCATCCCTTCTCCTGcttcttgattttcttcttgaaaCTCCTACATCTCCAGCATTGTCAACATTATCAAGACCAGATGGTGGTTTCCGGTGTCTCCTCCGTGCAGATTTTGCTTTTCGTATTGGATCTCCTGCACCATCATCCTTATAATGACTATCTTTCTCATCATCAAGACCCTTAACTGCAGTGGATCCAACAATCTGCCTCTCATGTTCACAATGATGTGATCCTACTTGCATTCTCTCTGATATATCAGCACCATTACTTGTGATAGGTACTGAAGGATGTTTAGGGACTCCACTTCCATCGAAACAAAAGGGCGAAGAGTCTAAATTGGCTTCATATTTTCCATCCTTCTGTTTGGCATTGTGTTTAACATAGGGAGGGCGGAGGGCACTATTGTAATGGGTTTTCAACTTAACTATTTCTTCATCCTGAACTTTCTTTGATGAATTTGTATTATTGTGCCGTCCACCACGGCCATCAGAGTCAAGTAGGTCCTTTCCATTGCTTTTTGGATGCTGTTCCATATAACTAGGAGCACTATATGCCTTTCCATAAGGTAAATTGTCCTTGCTCTCTCTCTTAGGTACAGCATTCTCCCTACCACCATATGGCTTGAATGTACCATCAATATGTTCCATTCTTCTCCCATGAAATGAACTGCCTGCTCTCACTGTTTTTAGGGTGGTATCCTCCTTCATATCCCAGGTTTCATGCTTATCACCAATGACTTCTTGTCTACCATGGAGTGAAATGCCATGAACGTCCACTCTATGGACAGTTTCTTCCCTGCAACTGACTGGCTTATCTCCATCACTTGCAAAGGCCCAGCTGGGCTGAAGGATAGGCTCATTTTTTTTCAGTGCATTACTCTCTTTGCCATTGTGCAATGTGCGCCCATCTCTTGCCCGTTCAAGTGCATCTTTACATGAATTAACATCATGCTTCTTTTCACTTGAATTAGTCTCCTTTCCATTAACTGATTTGTATTTATCCTTGGGGACATTGGAGAATCCAAGATTTTTAGGCTGGTCCTGCAATAATAGATGCAGAGTGCAAAAGATATTAGCAATAGGGGTAAGTAAAgagcaatttttttaattaagcaAACATAATCATGAGCTTTACAATGTCTACTATTTGCTTTCACTTCCTATCTGACAACAGCATCAATCACAAACAGAAAATACAGAAGGCATACCTGTGGAGATTTAGACATCCTCTGTTGAAAAGCACTGGAGTCCCATTTTATTGAAAACTCTGATGCTATGTCTTGCATTAACTGTAACTTTTTATCCGTTGTGGCAGGCTTCTTAGCTGATTTATCCACAAACTATTAATGACAACTAAGATGGTCAGTCACTAGAATGGAGTGTTACATTTAGAAAATATCAGTTTAGCATATATCTACAGATTTACCTCTTGGTTCACAAAATATTCCAGGGAATTTCCAAATCTCTCTTGAAATAATTGCCTAAGGTCTCGTAACTCAGGGGGATCAGAAAATCTTGCAGCAGCAAACATCAGTGATGACACTGCCTCCCTGCAGTCTTCAGGGCAATAACTGCAAATGCAATAATGAAGTCCAAGATGTGtcaataaaatcttaaaatgctAGTGCTTCAATTCAAAACACAAAGACAAGCAtggaaaatataatcaaatcataaatatgCAGAATCTGGTTCAGTTCAACTCCAAGGCAGTGATCTGTTAAAAGTGGAGTTCTTCAAGGACATGAGATTAACTCTATGCTTCTTATTGACTTGTGAATGGAAACGTGAAATCATAAACAGCATACTGATGCTTAACACTTCTaacaatatcataaataaagaaCTGCAGATGAGCGCCAAGCCAAAGTAGTATGCGAAGCACTTCTTGTGGAACAGGAGATCCACCAGAAACTTGTGATCACAAGATTAGCTTAATCGTAAGTTCAATtgtaaatttatacaatatacCCTTCTTGCGAAGGTTaactttaatgaaatataattaattaaaaatcattgaTCATATGGTATCCAACACTTGTTTTCAGGTTTCATcgtatttattttctttttctgcttAGGAAAATCACAAGCAAAATTATTTGCTTCCCATGTTCTTCAACTCCATTCAATGTTCCGTTTAACCATTGGCAGGGTAttaatgagtttaaaatttatttcccaACACATTGCATTCTTCCCATCATAGTGGATCACCAAGCATAATAACAAGCAGATCAGAATTTGACTCCATTAGAGGCTAACTCTCACAACAATAAATTGTAAAGCATATCTGAATCCATGAACTGAAACCTACCAATTACAATGCCAAAAGTAATTTCTTAATCTGATAAAACTCAAAGCAATCCCTACAAGGTAAAATCAACGCACTTTAGGTAAATTTCTGTTAACAGCAGCTTAACTTAgcatatataataaatgtattatcCAATAAATGTACTAGATATTATCCAAAATATAGCTATGCAAGTGTAACACATTAACAGACATGGTATATATAAGGAGAGTCATcgagattattttaaataacatataagtATAGGCTAGAGCAATTCGTTGTACCTCAATTTTTGCAGGACTGAAAGATGCTTCAGTACAAAATCACAACATTGCTCAACGTAATCATAGCAATGGGACAGATTCAATTCATCAAGAAGCCCATCAGCCTGTCTCACCACATTGCAAAACATTAACTCCTCAATAAGATCTTCAATTCATGAAATCCCTAATTATGTATAATCACTACAACGACAAATTCAACAGCAGCATGCGATATTccattgaatttaaaactaaaaaaattaaaaaaaaaaaaacaataaacataATGCAAATTACCCTGCCATAAGCATTAATATCGAGCCCATTAAGGAGCAGCTCAGCTATATCTTTCTCTAGAAACTTCTGCGTCGCATTCCTCTTTCTTCTTATGACATCGATCCGACTCTTGATTAGTTTTATCAACGATTTACTGTCAAGAAAACATTACATTAACACAAAAACAGAATAAATAAACACACTGACAGAATTAACGTATCCAGAAAGAGATCAGAGGTCCGTCAAACCATTTGGAAGCAAAACCTCGACCTAATAGCCCGTCCAGCATCTTGCTCGGCGAGCTTCAGTGACCACTGctgattaaaacaaaaaacgAAAAAGAGACgttaaagaaatgaaaaatcaagATAATGTGAGATCCGTCATTAAcgaaatgagaagaaaatttgaaagcGAAAACTCTTCGGACATTATCTCGTTTGTCTGTTTAAAACTTTACCAGTTGGTGACTGCGCTCAACCTTCCAACTGAAGTTTGTATGTTTTTACTTACCTGATAAAGGCCTTGCAATGTAGTGATGAATATAAACGTTGGGGAGGGTAGTTTGGTAATTTGATGATGTTATGATTGGTGTGCGGATGAGGCGGAGAAATTAGTTGGGTTAGAGGAGATGGTGCCCGGTAGCTGAGCGGACAAAGCATCGTGATTAGGAGGAATCTGATGTGCTGGACCGCACCGCATTTCTTGTTGACTATCAATTGCCTTAATTAGGTCAAagtactttaattattttaaaagtacatccataatatttgaaaaacccaaacacttatttatagaCAAATTTTAGAGGTAagagtaaaactgttattttatctttcatattaaaaatatataattttatctattttttcctctagatattaaaaagttacattttactataactttaattttaaaaaagtgacATCTCACCTTTAAACCTTTAAAGTTTTATTCTTC
It contains:
- the LOC123200050 gene encoding uncharacterized protein LOC123200050, which translates into the protein MLDGLLGRGFASKCKSLIKLIKSRIDVIRRKRNATQKFLEKDIAELLLNGLDINAYGRADGLLDELNLSHCYDYVEQCCDFVLKHLSVLQKLSYCPEDCREAVSSLMFAAARFSDPPELRDLRQLFQERFGNSLEYFVNQEFVDKSAKKPATTDKKLQLMQDIASEFSIKWDSSAFQQRMSKSPQDQPKNLGFSNVPKDKYKSVNGKETNSSEKKHDVNSCKDALERARDGRTLHNGKESNALKKNEPILQPSWAFASDGDKPVSCREETVHRVDVHGISLHGRQEVIGDKHETWDMKEDTTLKTVRAGSSFHGRRMEHIDGTFKPYGGRENAVPKRESKDNLPYGKAYSAPSYMEQHPKSNGKDLLDSDGRGGRHNNTNSSKKVQDEEIVKLKTHYNSALRPPYVKHNAKQKDGKYEANLDSSPFCFDGSGVPKHPSVPITSNGADISERMQVGSHHCEHERQIVGSTAVKGLDDEKDSHYKDDGAGDPIRKAKSARRRHRKPPSGLDNVDNAGDVGVSRRKSRSRRRDDSRRGLQILFDDEHYQSNEDERIIDKLLMHYSKKPSTYEEGYVRRKSKSRQAHNGSNDIGETPNNAHRRDVSDDMSEVVAPVRSISLPREQPASSETKKVIARAASFQPEGSNAARHVHPKLPDYDELAARFAALKGR